In Sphingomonas sp. LR60, the following are encoded in one genomic region:
- a CDS encoding CopD family protein, with amino-acid sequence MVGFLGATYDWVKAAHVIFVIFWMAGLFMLPRYLVYHQEGLSDAADAARWVERENKLRAIILTPAMIVVWVLGLALALNAGIADGVPGLGWLHAKLAIVLLLSGYHGWAVGYAKKLARGQAGVSNKALRMMNEIPALATALIVILVIVKPF; translated from the coding sequence ATGGTCGGGTTTCTTGGCGCGACCTATGATTGGGTGAAGGCTGCGCATGTCATCTTCGTGATCTTCTGGATGGCCGGGCTGTTCATGTTGCCGCGCTATCTGGTCTATCATCAGGAAGGGCTGTCCGACGCCGCCGACGCCGCGCGCTGGGTCGAGCGCGAGAACAAGCTGCGCGCGATCATCCTGACCCCGGCGATGATCGTGGTGTGGGTGCTGGGCCTCGCGCTCGCGCTCAACGCCGGGATCGCCGATGGCGTGCCGGGGCTCGGCTGGTTGCACGCCAAGCTGGCGATCGTGTTGCTGCTGTCGGGCTATCACGGCTGGGCGGTGGGCTATGCGAAGAAGCTGGCGCGCGGGCAGGCGGGGGTGTCGAACAAGGCGCTGCGGATGATGAACGAGATCCCGGCGCTCGCGACCGCGCTGATCGTGATCCTGGTGATCGTGAAGCCGTTCTGA